The Paenibacillus sp. FSL R7-0204 genome includes a region encoding these proteins:
- a CDS encoding UvrD-helicase domain-containing protein, with the protein MVDDRAARERIAEILDRTLMVEAGAGSGKTTSLVGRMIALIESGSAVAEQIAAITFTRKAADELKCRFRLELERRIRKAIEPQKALLQRALQEIDRCYIGTIHSFCGRLLRERPIEARLDPMFREIEEDEASLLQDQCWDEYLVSLIENVKEDEMADVASLQVNVEDLRQVYKRVCDYTDVHIETVASPRPDFDLIRLSLPQMIAEAGRYIPTQKPAQGWDALQAMVRDGKKLLILHGLDDDMRILQLALIFERKINVTLNRWTDSAMAKEYKVTFLEWQIRVLFPFLGAWREYLYPQLIDFVSPAVDYGAYKRNELGVLDFQDLLMRATALLREHEHVRRFFAARYTRLFVDEFQDTDPIQAELMFLLTGDDPREADWRRITPKPGSLFIVGDPKQSIYRFRRADISTYNWVKNKISSCGEVLQLSANFRSIHHLGQFTNDEFNTRFPQAESEHQAAFVHMDTRTANPENGVQHGVYTMTHAKMAGGQAVIAEADADKAARYIAWACSGHLKIQEKQPGSDGGFIVRDATPSDFLVLLKRKDFLHLYAAKLEQYGVPSITAGSSAIYEEIDALAMLASCLNDPGDPVSLLAVLKGMLFSVSDNALFHYKMQGFPITYTTLPNQAEVGMIALPVYEALVRLAEYADLIRKMPALPALLHIIEDLGLIPLAALRQTGRARAGTLIKLLHLLHKDSMVAASWPELSSYILRVVKEAKLECGDLFAGEQDAVRIMNLHKAKGLEAPVVLLTCPCGDSDHDAAEHVDRMGDSARGYFSITRRRGYQEDVIAHPPGWEVLAERERLYMNSEKERLLYVAATRAKQLMIISRYPDKPAIDPWSSFDSGIQEDRELDDPEVMPVMPSRYEGVHDEMADEDKGRQWRIRLAQPTYQSTSVTKLAKSGAVQPPRPLAGRGMAFGSVVHRCIELLGTGAESEQMELHIRMIAEEEGMDKALIPDVLRMLDDVVNHPLWRRALAAKRRIHELPIRTVRTDLDLEYEALKVGSTARTLYLKGVIDFLFEEEDGWVVVDFKTDVYEDGQQQAFVEFYRPQVGAYQEELKRAFGLRVKETGLYFLHGNEYVVL; encoded by the coding sequence TTGGTTGATGATAGGGCGGCCAGAGAGCGAATTGCAGAGATACTAGACCGGACATTGATGGTGGAAGCAGGGGCAGGATCGGGGAAAACGACATCACTCGTTGGCCGGATGATCGCGTTGATTGAGTCAGGGAGCGCCGTGGCCGAGCAGATCGCAGCCATTACTTTCACGCGGAAAGCAGCGGATGAGCTGAAATGCAGGTTCAGACTGGAGCTGGAACGGCGGATCCGTAAGGCGATAGAGCCGCAGAAGGCTCTGTTGCAGCGGGCTTTACAGGAGATTGATCGGTGCTATATTGGCACGATTCATTCTTTTTGCGGCAGACTGCTTAGGGAGAGACCGATTGAGGCGAGACTGGATCCCATGTTCCGTGAGATTGAAGAAGATGAAGCTAGCTTATTGCAGGACCAATGCTGGGATGAGTATCTGGTGAGCTTGATCGAGAACGTTAAGGAAGATGAGATGGCGGACGTTGCGTCCTTGCAAGTAAACGTGGAGGATCTGCGCCAGGTATATAAACGGGTATGCGACTATACCGATGTACACATTGAGACGGTTGCCTCTCCTAGACCTGACTTTGACCTTATTCGCTTATCTCTGCCGCAGATGATAGCAGAAGCTGGGCGTTACATTCCAACACAGAAACCAGCACAAGGCTGGGATGCGCTGCAGGCAATGGTTCGTGACGGAAAGAAACTGCTTATACTACACGGACTTGATGATGATATGCGTATACTGCAGCTCGCATTGATATTTGAGCGAAAAATCAATGTTACCTTAAACAGGTGGACAGACAGTGCTATGGCAAAGGAATACAAAGTTACGTTCCTGGAATGGCAAATCCGCGTTTTGTTTCCCTTCCTTGGTGCTTGGCGCGAGTATCTATATCCGCAGTTGATTGATTTTGTCAGTCCGGCTGTTGATTATGGCGCATACAAGCGAAACGAACTAGGCGTTCTAGACTTTCAGGATCTGCTGATGCGGGCAACTGCGTTACTCCGTGAGCATGAGCATGTACGGCGTTTTTTTGCTGCCCGTTATACGCGCTTGTTCGTAGACGAATTTCAGGACACCGATCCCATTCAGGCCGAACTTATGTTTCTTCTAACAGGTGATGACCCAAGGGAAGCGGATTGGAGAAGGATCACTCCCAAACCAGGTTCTTTATTTATTGTTGGAGATCCGAAACAATCTATTTACCGGTTTAGACGTGCGGATATTTCAACCTATAATTGGGTCAAAAACAAGATCAGTTCTTGTGGTGAGGTCCTGCAGCTAAGTGCGAACTTTCGCTCAATTCACCATCTTGGGCAATTTACAAATGATGAATTTAATACCCGGTTTCCACAGGCTGAATCTGAACATCAGGCGGCTTTTGTACATATGGATACACGAACAGCTAATCCGGAGAATGGCGTACAACATGGAGTCTACACGATGACTCATGCGAAAATGGCCGGAGGCCAGGCGGTGATTGCCGAAGCAGATGCAGACAAGGCTGCTCGTTATATTGCCTGGGCTTGCAGCGGCCACTTGAAGATTCAGGAGAAGCAGCCGGGAAGTGACGGTGGTTTCATTGTAAGGGACGCAACTCCAAGTGATTTCCTGGTACTGTTGAAACGAAAAGATTTCTTGCACTTGTACGCTGCAAAACTGGAGCAGTATGGAGTTCCCTCTATTACTGCTGGAAGCTCGGCGATATACGAAGAAATAGATGCGCTTGCTATGCTGGCAAGTTGTCTTAATGATCCTGGAGATCCAGTATCACTGCTAGCTGTGCTGAAGGGAATGTTATTCAGTGTCAGTGATAATGCACTCTTCCATTATAAAATGCAAGGATTCCCGATAACCTATACTACTTTACCGAATCAGGCAGAGGTCGGGATGATAGCACTGCCAGTATATGAAGCACTGGTACGACTCGCTGAATACGCGGATCTGATCCGGAAGATGCCGGCATTACCGGCACTGTTACATATCATTGAGGATCTGGGGTTGATTCCGCTCGCAGCCCTTCGTCAGACTGGCCGAGCTCGTGCCGGCACATTGATCAAGCTCCTGCATCTGCTGCATAAGGACAGTATGGTCGCAGCCAGCTGGCCGGAACTGAGCTCGTATATATTGCGTGTCGTAAAAGAAGCGAAGCTAGAGTGCGGCGATCTGTTCGCAGGTGAGCAGGATGCCGTTCGCATCATGAACCTACATAAAGCCAAAGGGCTTGAGGCACCAGTTGTACTGCTGACCTGTCCATGTGGAGACTCCGATCATGATGCTGCAGAGCATGTGGACCGGATGGGAGATTCCGCGCGCGGATATTTCAGCATCACGCGGCGAAGAGGATATCAAGAGGATGTGATTGCTCATCCACCAGGCTGGGAAGTACTCGCTGAGCGGGAGCGATTGTATATGAATTCAGAGAAGGAACGGCTGCTATATGTCGCCGCTACCCGCGCCAAGCAGCTTATGATCATTAGTCGATATCCGGACAAACCGGCGATCGATCCATGGAGCAGCTTCGATAGCGGAATTCAGGAAGATAGAGAGCTGGATGATCCTGAAGTTATGCCAGTGATGCCTTCACGTTACGAAGGGGTACATGATGAAATGGCTGATGAAGATAAGGGCCGTCAGTGGCGAATCCGGCTGGCACAGCCGACGTATCAGTCGACTTCGGTAACGAAACTGGCGAAGTCAGGAGCCGTTCAGCCACCTCGACCGCTTGCGGGCAGAGGCATGGCGTTCGGCAGCGTGGTTCATCGCTGCATTGAACTACTTGGGACTGGCGCGGAATCCGAGCAGATGGAGCTGCACATCAGGATGATCGCTGAAGAAGAGGGTATGGATAAAGCGCTGATTCCAGATGTGTTAAGGATGCTGGATGATGTGGTGAATCATCCGCTATGGCGACGTGCACTGGCGGCGAAGCGACGGATTCATGAGTTACCGATTCGTACGGTTAGGACGGACCTAGATCTGGAGTACGAAGCTTTGAAAGTAGGTTCCACAGCAAGGACGCTATATTTGAAAGGCGTTATTGACTTCCTCTTTGAAGAGGAGGATGGCTGGGTGGTTGTTGATTTTAAGACGGATGTGTATGAAGATGGGCAACAGCAGGCGTTTGTGGAGTTCTATCGGCCTCAGGTTGGGGCTTATCAGGAAGAATTGAAAAGAGCGTTTGGGTTGAGGGTGAAAGAGACAGGGCTTTATTTTTTGCATGGGAATGAGTATGTGGTGTTATGA
- a CDS encoding PD-(D/E)XK nuclease family protein, producing MNHNWFADLCEICNNDPFRRKILLVDHYDQGEQWLNRITKEHGPLLGVETETLRSLVVKRTKPELLKQGLRLVNSKQTFWVVQNLMVNMAEHQDKYIPAEMITPGIVQSFHHAIEELRGAGIFASGLSISVFEHEQKGLYITELLSAYEQWLEQNQFTDFAGLLDYIPEIDRSADNHLFIHRDMERFSSAEKEMLRRIAGDRLLILPQTGAFPSSLQNGDHVAVQLYHATGALAEIREAFRRICNTSTPFDQAEIVVSNYEAYCSTIYTLSQALDIPCTFSQGLPVTYTNVGKAALVYLEWLECNYDVECLLKALRHDYISFHQLGESVDQADLIPALEQSGIGWGRQRYSMLEAAGNAGLKGRHTEAIRLLDRVFTGLFQKLPDAHQVTWSPMMILHALIHFLDKHTVPSSEADSLVITELIDQAKLLEVVSPRTLSSERALRYVKDMVEGIRIFGSGPSCGKLHISSLQDGGISGRTQTYILGMSNEAWSLQLRQDPVLLDMERRSLEGLLLSTERTEHIIRERETRLGLLSGQVTLGYSSYDPAEQKEIIPAFALLQAARIVTDDPQMNLTGLGQVLGRPVGYMSIDPNGEHLLDGTDRWLGRFHTEGELKDGLSSLRQSFPFAAKLEQAEMRISEGALSEYEGMLSTNTFAVRYLNNPETYLSVTQLERYAECPKRFFFSQVLKLRAKETAKFDRSKWLDAASRGSLLHSIFYHYLKEMSAGSINENRLKHDEHRIQEITEQVIREYEAKVPPPTPHIFHKECDSLRRDVAIFYQMEQKAQGRPLFFELELTLDGQPMSVRLDNGLVIRMKGFVDRVDEIGPHKYKIYDYKTGSPAKYDENEYFSQGTQLQHALYAVAVEQWLKHTGMDTEARVVESAYYFPTERGKGDEVSRVQNKTAELSELVGHLLASMESGTFTATTELKRCSYCDYGTVCKNESERTKAKWNLEPNTPLLHHIKEVERFG from the coding sequence TTGAACCATAATTGGTTTGCGGATTTGTGTGAAATATGCAATAACGATCCCTTTCGTAGAAAGATCCTCCTTGTGGATCATTATGATCAGGGTGAGCAGTGGCTGAATCGGATAACAAAGGAACACGGCCCTCTTCTAGGTGTGGAAACAGAAACGTTAAGGTCACTTGTTGTGAAGCGTACTAAACCGGAACTGTTGAAACAAGGGCTTCGCCTAGTAAATAGTAAACAGACGTTCTGGGTTGTCCAGAATCTTATGGTTAATATGGCGGAGCATCAAGATAAATACATACCAGCCGAGATGATTACCCCAGGTATCGTTCAAAGCTTTCACCACGCGATTGAGGAACTCCGAGGGGCGGGGATTTTTGCTTCAGGTCTTTCTATTTCTGTTTTTGAACATGAGCAAAAAGGTCTCTATATCACTGAACTGCTCTCTGCATATGAACAATGGCTGGAACAGAATCAATTTACTGATTTTGCAGGTCTGCTTGATTACATACCAGAAATTGATAGATCAGCGGATAACCATCTCTTCATCCATAGAGATATGGAGCGGTTCTCTTCTGCGGAGAAAGAAATGCTGAGACGCATCGCTGGAGATAGACTGCTCATTCTTCCGCAAACTGGAGCTTTCCCGTCATCTCTGCAGAATGGTGATCATGTTGCTGTTCAGCTGTACCATGCCACAGGAGCTTTAGCTGAGATCCGCGAAGCATTCCGACGTATATGCAATACGAGTACTCCCTTCGATCAAGCAGAGATCGTTGTTTCTAATTATGAGGCTTATTGTTCAACGATATATACGCTCAGTCAAGCTCTCGATATTCCTTGTACCTTTTCCCAAGGGCTCCCTGTTACTTATACAAATGTCGGAAAGGCTGCGCTGGTTTATCTCGAATGGCTGGAATGCAACTACGATGTAGAGTGCTTACTTAAGGCTCTTCGGCACGATTATATATCATTTCATCAACTTGGAGAATCCGTGGATCAAGCTGATCTCATACCTGCTTTGGAGCAAAGTGGAATTGGCTGGGGAAGACAACGGTATTCCATGTTAGAGGCTGCAGGTAATGCTGGGTTAAAGGGAAGACACACTGAAGCGATCAGGTTGTTAGACCGGGTGTTCACAGGATTATTTCAAAAACTGCCAGATGCGCATCAAGTGACGTGGTCTCCTATGATGATTTTGCACGCATTGATACATTTTCTTGATAAGCACACCGTTCCGTCCAGTGAGGCTGACTCACTCGTTATCACTGAACTGATTGACCAAGCGAAGCTGCTGGAGGTTGTTTCTCCTCGTACTCTGTCCAGCGAGAGAGCGCTGCGTTATGTAAAAGACATGGTAGAGGGTATTCGTATCTTTGGAAGCGGACCATCTTGCGGAAAGCTGCATATCTCTTCGCTTCAAGATGGCGGCATATCGGGAAGAACTCAGACTTACATCTTGGGCATGAGTAATGAGGCTTGGTCCTTACAGCTCCGGCAGGATCCTGTATTACTGGATATGGAACGCAGGAGTCTGGAGGGGTTACTCTTATCTACTGAGCGGACTGAGCATATTATTCGTGAACGTGAGACCCGATTAGGATTGCTGTCAGGACAAGTTACGCTGGGCTATTCCAGCTATGATCCGGCAGAGCAGAAGGAAATCATTCCGGCCTTTGCGTTATTACAGGCTGCTAGAATTGTGACGGACGATCCCCAGATGAATCTGACTGGACTAGGACAGGTACTGGGTAGACCGGTTGGATATATGTCGATTGACCCGAATGGAGAGCATTTATTGGATGGGACGGATCGCTGGCTTGGACGGTTCCACACTGAGGGGGAACTGAAAGATGGCCTTTCATCACTACGTCAATCCTTTCCATTCGCCGCTAAGTTGGAACAAGCAGAGATGCGAATTAGCGAAGGAGCCCTATCAGAGTATGAAGGAATGCTCTCGACGAATACCTTTGCGGTTCGTTATTTAAACAATCCTGAGACGTATCTTAGTGTGACTCAGCTCGAACGATATGCGGAATGCCCAAAGAGGTTTTTCTTTTCTCAAGTACTGAAGCTCAGGGCAAAGGAGACTGCTAAATTCGATCGTTCCAAATGGCTGGATGCTGCTAGCAGAGGCAGCTTGCTTCACAGTATCTTTTATCACTATCTGAAAGAGATGTCTGCAGGTTCTATAAATGAGAATAGGCTTAAGCATGATGAACACAGGATTCAGGAAATCACAGAGCAGGTCATCCGTGAGTATGAAGCGAAGGTGCCGCCGCCAACTCCCCATATCTTTCATAAAGAATGCGATTCGCTGCGACGTGATGTCGCCATTTTTTATCAGATGGAGCAAAAAGCCCAGGGACGGCCACTTTTTTTCGAGCTCGAATTGACATTAGACGGACAACCCATGAGCGTCAGGCTGGATAATGGTCTTGTCATTAGAATGAAGGGGTTTGTGGACAGGGTTGATGAAATCGGGCCGCACAAGTACAAGATCTATGATTACAAAACAGGCAGTCCGGCGAAGTATGACGAGAATGAGTATTTCTCACAGGGGACGCAACTGCAGCATGCGCTGTATGCTGTTGCGGTTGAACAGTGGCTTAAGCATACCGGTATGGATACGGAGGCGCGTGTTGTAGAGTCAGCCTATTACTTCCCAACGGAACGAGGCAAAGGCGATGAAGTATCCCGGGTTCAAAATAAGACGGCTGAGCTATCGGAGCTGGTGGGACATCTATTAGCTTCGATGGAGTCAGGAACATTTACCGCAACAACAGAGTTGAAACGATGTTCCTATTGCGATTATGGAACGGTGTGCAAGAATGAATCAGAACGTACGAAGGCAAAATGGAATTTAGAACCCAATACTCCATTGCTTCACCATATCAAGGAGGTAGAGCGTTTTGGTTGA
- a CDS encoding helix-turn-helix transcriptional regulator produces the protein MVEKFIRLFNIINAIQSNPGISAADLAFKCDVDIRTIYRDLRLLDTITPITNTGKGTGYRFMGNFFMYPLNFSEQEALVFSLLPSMVDEDKLPPGFHTAYDKVMSTHHKEKSKQNSIIEDITNIIQMGTPAYRKESPNYLQPLIQAILEQKTIQTTYHTQYRNETTERKIDPYYLVPRDQRFYLIGFCHTKQDIRTFRISRFLKVDSTTETFDKSDFNIKKYLKNTWSIEQGEKNITFKVRFNAEVARYIREEELFVHPRMTDNKDGSMIFGVTVNNEKEFIRWILQYGPAAEILEPASVRETVKSQLAKWTELYK, from the coding sequence ATGGTAGAGAAATTTATACGTTTATTCAATATCATTAATGCGATCCAATCAAACCCTGGTATCTCCGCAGCCGATTTAGCTTTTAAATGCGATGTAGACATACGGACGATTTATCGGGATCTGCGCTTATTAGATACCATCACTCCTATAACGAATACAGGCAAAGGGACTGGCTACCGGTTTATGGGCAATTTCTTTATGTATCCTCTTAATTTTTCAGAACAAGAAGCGCTAGTATTCTCCCTGTTGCCCTCAATGGTGGACGAGGACAAATTGCCTCCCGGATTCCATACGGCCTACGATAAAGTCATGTCCACACATCACAAGGAAAAATCCAAGCAAAACAGTATCATCGAGGACATCACCAATATTATTCAGATGGGTACACCAGCTTACCGTAAAGAAAGCCCTAATTATCTGCAACCGCTTATTCAGGCGATTTTAGAGCAGAAGACAATACAAACCACTTATCATACCCAGTATCGGAATGAGACTACCGAGCGCAAGATTGATCCGTACTACCTCGTGCCTCGTGATCAGCGCTTCTATTTAATCGGTTTCTGCCATACCAAGCAGGACATTCGGACGTTTCGAATCAGCCGTTTCCTCAAAGTGGATTCTACGACTGAAACGTTCGACAAGAGTGACTTTAATATCAAAAAGTATCTCAAGAACACATGGTCAATAGAACAAGGTGAGAAAAATATTACCTTTAAAGTACGGTTTAATGCTGAGGTTGCCAGGTACATTAGGGAGGAAGAATTGTTCGTTCATCCGCGTATGACAGATAACAAAGACGGCAGTATGATTTTTGGGGTGACTGTAAATAACGAAAAAGAGTTTATCCGCTGGATTCTGCAGTATGGGCCAGCCGCTGAAATATTAGAGCCAGCTTCTGTGCGTGAAACAGTTAAGAGTCAATTAGCTAAGTGGACCGAGTTGTATAAATAA
- a CDS encoding helix-turn-helix domain-containing protein, which produces MQSIYERIELLIKRQGMTKKSFCAQLGISTGNMGDWKRGKSTPGTHKLIEIAAFFHVSLDWLILGKQTQTIQESGEDYFFGQMRQLNCQTEELLPEEKTFIKEYLAFTKYRKDQDTKGEKS; this is translated from the coding sequence ATGCAATCCATCTATGAACGTATTGAATTATTGATTAAACGGCAAGGAATGACGAAGAAGTCCTTCTGTGCACAGCTCGGAATCAGTACCGGCAATATGGGAGACTGGAAGCGTGGTAAATCTACACCTGGCACACATAAGCTGATTGAGATTGCTGCATTTTTTCATGTGAGCTTGGATTGGCTGATCCTGGGTAAGCAGACCCAAACGATTCAAGAAAGCGGCGAGGATTATTTTTTTGGCCAAATGCGGCAATTGAATTGCCAAACCGAAGAGCTGCTGCCGGAGGAAAAGACCTTTATTAAGGAATATCTGGCCTTCACCAAGTACCGCAAGGATCAGGATACGAAAGGCGAAAAATCTTAA
- a CDS encoding XRE family transcriptional regulator — protein MNSKRPITAYGWAIKQRLAELHLDQKKFCELHDIPPYRLSNLIHGTRKADRYRRQVSELLNLPPS, from the coding sequence CTGAACAGCAAACGCCCTATTACTGCCTACGGCTGGGCCATTAAGCAACGTCTGGCAGAACTGCACTTGGATCAGAAGAAATTCTGTGAATTACATGACATCCCACCCTATCGGCTGTCCAACCTGATTCACGGCACGCGCAAGGCAGACAGATACCGCCGTCAAGTTTCAGAGTTGTTGAACCTGCCGCCATCTTAG
- a CDS encoding carbohydrate ABC transporter permease has protein sequence MRAKKFFTVLLLSLIAIAFLFPFYMMIVMGTYYSEDLFKQLPILPSGYLVENLKTIMSASFLRNYWNSFYVAVLFTLVTVGVASITGFAFAKYEFKGKNALYGFILLTMMIPGHLGLIAYVMEMKWFHLNNTHAPLILAGLNNAFGVFFMTQFIRSSVPTEVIESARIDGSSEPGILTRIVIPFLMPAISTLGLISFLGSWNGYLLPLVTINKPELYTLPLGIANLSTVFRTDYSASILGLTLGTLPLIILFLFGSKTLVRGLTGGAVKG, from the coding sequence ATGAGAGCAAAGAAATTCTTTACCGTATTGCTGCTTAGCCTGATCGCTATTGCGTTCCTGTTCCCGTTCTATATGATGATTGTGATGGGTACCTATTATTCCGAAGACCTGTTCAAGCAGCTTCCGATCCTGCCCAGCGGTTATTTGGTGGAGAACCTGAAGACGATTATGTCTGCCAGTTTCCTGCGGAATTACTGGAACAGCTTCTATGTTGCTGTACTGTTCACTCTGGTGACGGTCGGGGTGGCCTCGATTACCGGCTTTGCTTTTGCTAAATATGAATTTAAGGGTAAAAATGCACTGTATGGCTTCATCCTTCTGACGATGATGATCCCCGGCCACCTGGGCCTGATTGCTTATGTAATGGAGATGAAGTGGTTCCACCTTAATAACACTCATGCGCCGCTGATTCTGGCCGGACTGAATAATGCCTTCGGCGTATTCTTCATGACCCAGTTCATACGCTCTTCTGTCCCGACAGAGGTCATTGAGAGCGCAAGAATCGACGGCTCTTCGGAACCGGGTATTCTCACCAGAATTGTTATTCCTTTTCTAATGCCTGCGATCAGTACTCTGGGGCTCATCTCGTTCCTCGGGTCCTGGAATGGTTATCTGCTGCCGCTGGTGACGATCAACAAGCCCGAGCTGTACACGCTGCCGCTGGGAATTGCTAATCTGTCAACGGTCTTCCGCACGGATTATTCAGCCAGTATTCTGGGTCTTACGCTGGGTACCCTGCCGCTGATTATTCTCTTCCTGTTCGGCTCGAAGACCCTGGTCAGAGGACTTACCGGCGGAGCGGTCAAAGGCTAA
- a CDS encoding carbohydrate ABC transporter permease yields MQKSKGISSKNKWPYLFITPYFLSYAVLSLFPILFTLYISLTDWDLYGNRNFIGFSNYTQLFFHDAFFWKSLLNVMIFMVVYLPALVLMGMLVASLIESKLIRRKTFFRLSVFSAYMTTPVAVGIIFSLLFDWQGGFFNNMLMELGIIQEKINWLGSASSSRWVVILMVFWKNLGYFVMFYTAGMASIDTSIYEAAVIDGASSKDVFTRITIPLLKPINLFLIITSIISGLQLVEEPMLLFSGWASGSSMVGGPDGSTFTPIWYMFDASFNGSAFKYGKGAAIAYGTFLFIALFSVVGMKWINRGGDDK; encoded by the coding sequence ATGCAGAAATCTAAAGGAATTAGCAGCAAAAATAAATGGCCGTACCTGTTCATCACACCTTATTTCTTGTCCTATGCTGTACTTAGCTTGTTCCCGATCCTCTTCACTCTATATATCAGTCTTACGGACTGGGATTTGTACGGCAACCGCAATTTCATCGGATTCAGCAATTACACGCAGCTATTTTTCCATGATGCCTTCTTCTGGAAATCCCTGCTCAATGTCATGATCTTCATGGTTGTATACCTTCCGGCCCTTGTCCTTATGGGCATGCTGGTAGCCAGCCTGATCGAGAGCAAGCTGATCCGCCGCAAAACCTTTTTCCGGCTCAGCGTATTCAGTGCCTATATGACGACCCCGGTCGCTGTCGGGATTATCTTCTCCCTATTGTTCGATTGGCAGGGCGGGTTCTTCAATAATATGCTGATGGAGCTGGGCATTATTCAGGAGAAGATTAATTGGCTCGGCTCCGCCAGCTCCTCCCGCTGGGTAGTCATTCTGATGGTGTTCTGGAAAAATCTTGGGTATTTCGTCATGTTCTACACGGCAGGGATGGCCAGTATTGATACTTCCATCTACGAGGCAGCAGTCATTGACGGAGCCTCTTCCAAAGATGTGTTCACGCGCATTACGATTCCGCTGCTGAAGCCGATCAACCTGTTCCTTATTATTACTTCCATTATCAGCGGCTTGCAGCTTGTCGAAGAACCGATGCTGCTGTTCAGCGGCTGGGCTTCCGGCTCCAGTATGGTAGGAGGGCCTGACGGCTCCACCTTCACACCAATCTGGTACATGTTCGACGCTTCCTTTAACGGCAGTGCATTCAAGTACGGCAAAGGGGCAGCGATCGCTTACGGCACCTTCCTGTTCATCGCCTTGTTCTCAGTAGTTGGCATGAAATGGATTAACAGGGGCGGTGACGATAAATGA
- a CDS encoding extracellular solute-binding protein, giving the protein MHNLFSKKASVIALVLTLCFTLVLAGCGNGNNNASGGSNSTKTAATSSDPANASGKLTVWGWDKAWFEGTGAKFNEKFPNVKLEFVEVSAGDYLKKIQTSIAAGSGLPDIIWGEAAFRGALYELNVLQSLSEEPYKFDTSNLLDFELPLLTNSKGELVGLEQSGSPGALAYKRDLAKEYFGTDDPDALTAMFPDWDTFIAKGKEVYEKSGGKTFMLGSLMDAYTILSNQGTTAVVDGTKVNTQELLRIFTQLQSIRDNNAEGKLAMWSPTWNASYSQDNVIFYPSANWSPEFVIKPNDKASNGRWGLMVPPEGGYPYGGTTIGIWKDSKNKNAAWTYLNWLLGTDEGAEANFAVSDYILPLKSFFKDTSKLSSGADEYFGGQDLGKFWVEKVFPNMKSKAVTKYDQDIYSSSELVLQVMAQDNSFDAAQALDKWEEQLKKNHPELTFE; this is encoded by the coding sequence TTGCACAATCTATTCAGTAAAAAAGCATCGGTTATAGCGCTTGTTCTAACGTTATGCTTCACCTTGGTGCTAGCCGGCTGCGGCAATGGAAACAACAATGCTTCCGGGGGTTCCAACAGCACAAAGACTGCGGCCACCTCAAGTGATCCTGCAAACGCTTCCGGTAAATTGACCGTCTGGGGCTGGGATAAAGCCTGGTTCGAGGGCACCGGAGCGAAGTTCAACGAGAAGTTCCCGAATGTGAAGCTGGAGTTCGTTGAAGTCTCGGCGGGGGATTATCTGAAAAAAATTCAGACCTCCATCGCTGCCGGCTCCGGGCTGCCGGATATTATCTGGGGAGAAGCGGCCTTCCGTGGCGCTCTGTATGAGCTTAACGTACTGCAAAGCTTGTCCGAAGAGCCCTACAAATTCGACACCTCCAATCTGCTCGACTTCGAGCTTCCGCTGCTGACGAACAGCAAGGGAGAGCTTGTTGGTCTGGAGCAATCCGGCTCGCCTGGAGCACTGGCTTACAAGCGTGATCTGGCTAAAGAATACTTCGGAACAGATGATCCTGATGCATTGACTGCAATGTTCCCTGATTGGGATACCTTCATTGCCAAGGGCAAGGAAGTCTATGAGAAAAGCGGCGGCAAGACCTTTATGCTGGGAAGCCTGATGGATGCCTATACCATCCTCTCCAACCAGGGTACAACCGCTGTTGTGGACGGAACCAAGGTGAATACTCAAGAGCTGCTTAGGATCTTTACTCAGCTGCAGTCCATCCGCGACAATAACGCAGAGGGCAAGCTGGCAATGTGGTCACCCACCTGGAATGCTTCGTATTCGCAGGACAACGTAATCTTTTATCCGTCGGCGAACTGGTCGCCAGAATTCGTAATCAAGCCTAACGACAAGGCCAGTAACGGCCGCTGGGGTCTGATGGTGCCTCCGGAAGGCGGATATCCATACGGCGGTACTACTATCGGCATTTGGAAAGACAGCAAGAATAAAAATGCAGCCTGGACGTATCTCAACTGGCTGTTAGGCACGGATGAAGGCGCTGAAGCCAACTTCGCCGTCTCCGATTACATTTTGCCGCTGAAATCCTTCTTCAAGGATACTTCCAAGCTGTCTTCCGGGGCAGATGAATATTTCGGCGGGCAGGATCTCGGCAAGTTCTGGGTAGAGAAGGTATTCCCGAACATGAAGTCCAAAGCGGTGACCAAATACGACCAGGATATCTATAGCTCCTCTGAGCTGGTGCTCCAGGTCATGGCACAGGATAACAGCTTCGATGCGGCGCAGGCCCTGGACAAATGGGAAGAACAGCTGAAGAAAAATCATCCTGAGCTGACTTTTGAATAA